In Arachis hypogaea cultivar Tifrunner chromosome 17, arahy.Tifrunner.gnm2.J5K5, whole genome shotgun sequence, a single window of DNA contains:
- the LOC112767162 gene encoding uncharacterized protein, translating to MEKVSIQQIFCKLCPLLPFVLVLVLFSLLYFFSVFESFPHSLFTTLVALFTTLFLVTLTRTKWSIDEKNLVQDNNLKKLESSLPSLLGDVTKESEINADEKYEEQHADQDSESQSTSSFENDQERSENYGMISNSDVDDVDEEEEEEEEDSLIEIKLPNRYLVEEPKQKFESNLTELFLPEYMFKQKGLMDLLEEINEINEDENLIEIDISMGSTKCQDFRLKKELAYYGADQCVLSD from the coding sequence ATGGAGAAAGTATCAATTCAACAAATCTTTTGCAAGCTGTGTCCTTTGCtaccttttgttcttgttcttgttctctTTTCACTCTTATACTTCTTTTCAGTTTTTGAATCCTTTCCTCATTCTCTTTTTACAACACTGGTTGCTCTTTTCACCACTTTGTTTCTTGTCACATTGACAAGGACAAAATGGTCCATAGATGAAAAGAATTTAGTCCAAGATAATAACCTGAAGAAATTGGAGTCTTCACTTCCTTCATTATTAGGAGATGTTACCAAAGAAAGTGAAATCAATGCTGATGAGAAGTATGAAGAACAACATGCTGATCAAGATTCAGAAAGTCAAAGCACAAGTAGTTTTGAGAATGATCAAGAAAGAAGTGAAAATTATGGCATGATTTCTAATAGTGATGTTGATGATgttgatgaggaggaggaagaagaagaggaagatagcTTGATTGAAATCAAACTTCCAAACAGGTACTTGGTTGAGGAACCTAAGCAAAAATTTGAGTCTAATTTGACAGAGTTGTTCTTGCCAGAATACATGTTCAAGCAGAAGGGTCTAATGGATCTATTAGAAGAAATCAATGAGATAAATGAGGAtgaaaatttaattgaaattgaTATTTCAATGGGATCTACCAAATGTCAAGATTTTAGACTAAAGAAGGAATTGGCATATTATGGAGCAGATCAATGTGTTCTTAGTGATTGA
- the LOC112764729 gene encoding uncharacterized protein, with amino-acid sequence MDPSQMPTISPIEQEEDEWDTDGFVIPSLGIDSDQSKPHVPSIESSNSAAKVKKEENIYLGPHGAPPSQSKQQETNPPNRKQKLKQKLKEADKRTSGTGRENKVDNLRELVGGGKVNANMAKGSPKEWLDPHCHESQFERR; translated from the exons ATGGACCCTTCTCAAATGCCCACAATTTCTCccattgaacaagaagaagatgaGTGGG ACACTGATGGGTTTGTGATTCCAAGTTTGGGAATTGACTCGGATCAAAGTAAACCGCATGTTCCAAGCATAGAATCCTCAAATTCTGCCGCAAAG GTtaagaaagaagagaacataTATCTCGGACCACACGGAGCCCCTCCTTCACAATCAAAACAACAAGAGACAAATCCACCAAACCGAAAACAGAAGCTCAAGCAAAAGCTGAAAGAAGCTGATAAGAGAACTAGTGGGACTGGTAGGGAAAACAAAGTGGATAACCTAAGGGAGCTTGTTGGTGGTGGGAAAGTGAATGCTAACATGGCAAAGGGGTCCCCAAAGGAATGGTTAGATCCACATTGCCATGAATCTCAATTTGAGAGGAGGTAA
- the LOC112764954 gene encoding protein TIC 20-v, chloroplastic — protein sequence MASSTFLLSPLTFSHNKKPLLHYSFLHSSTKNLNLLLPKGFIRKTNELRTLTVAKSNGSDSADAPDRLISALCYFYPFFDGVQYGKYVINQFYPVQAIVQPLFPAIRVFKSFPFNGFLVFLTLYFVVVRNQNFSRYVRFNTMQAIVLDVLLIFPDLLERTFNPRSGFGLDLMMSLDSTVFLFLLVSLIYGSSSCLLGQIPRLPIVADAADRQVL from the coding sequence atggccAGCTCCACGTTCCTCCTCTCTCCTCTCACTTTCTCACACAACAAAAAACCACTTCTTCATTATTCCTTCCTTCATTCCTCCACAAAAAATCTAAACTTGCTGCTTCCAAAGGGTTTCATCAGAAAAACCAATGAACTCAGAACCCTCACAGTGGCCAAATCCAACGGTAGTGATTCAGCAGATGCTCCTGACCGTTTGATCTCTGCACTCTGCTACTTCTACCCTTTCTTTGATGGGGTTCAGTATGGTAAATATGTCATCAATCAGTTCTATCCTGTTCAAGCCATTGTTCAACCCTTGTTCCCTGCTATTAGGGTTTTCAAAAGCTTCCCCTTTAATGGGTTCCTTGTATTTTTGACACTTTACTTTGTTGTTGTGAGGAACCAAAATTTCAGTAGGTATGTGAGGTTCAACACAATGCAAGCCATTGTTCTTGATGTGCTCTTGATTTTCCCTGATCTTTTGGAGAGGACTTTCAATCCAAGGAGTGGTTTTGGTTTGGATTTGATGATGAGCTTGGATAGTACTGTGTTCTTGTTCCTCTTGGTGTCTTTGATCTATGGCTCTTCTTCCTGCTTGTTGGGTCAAATTCCAAGATTGCCCATTGTTGCTGATGCTGCTGATAGGCAAGTTCTATGA
- the LOC112765343 gene encoding nuclear transcription factor Y subunit B-3: MADSDNESGGAQNAGNNNSELSPREQDRFLPIANVSRIMKKALPANAKISKDAKETVQECVSEFISFITGEASDKCQREKRKTINGDDLLWAMTTLGFEEYVEPLKIYLQRFREMEGEKSVAARDKDAVAVNAAYDYGGGGSGGAMGMMMNQGHVYGSGAFHQVAVSGGGSGGPVMGKSGGPNYPGAGSNAGRPR, encoded by the coding sequence ATGGCGGACTCGGACAACGAGTCAGGAGGCGCGCAGAACGCCGGGAACAATAACAGCGAGCTGTCGCCGCGGGAGCAGGACCGGTTCCTACCGATCGCGAACGTGAGCAGGATCATGAAGAAGGCGCTACCGGCGAACGCGAAGATCTCGAAGGACGCGAAGGAGACGGTGCAGGAGTGTGTTTCGGAGTTCATCAGCTTCATCACCGGCGAGGCCTCCGACAAGTGCCAGCGCGAGAAGCGGAAGACGATCAACGGCGACGATTTGCTTTGGGCGATGACGACGCTAGGGTTCGAGGAGTACGTGGAGCCGCTCAAGATTTATCTGCAGAGGTTCAGGGAAATGGAAGGTGAGAAGAGCGTTGCGGCGCGTGACAAGGACGCGGTTGCGGTCAACGCCGCATACGATTACGGAGGAGGTGGTAGTGGTGGCGCAATGGGGATGATGATGAACCAGGGACACGTGTACGGCTCTGGTGCGTTTCATCAAGTGGCTGTGAGTGGTGGAGGTAGTGGTGGTCCTGTTATGGGTAAGAGTGGTGGGCCCAATTATCCGGGTGCTGGATCTAATGCAGGTAGACCCAGATAG
- the LOC112765311 gene encoding transcription initiation factor TFIID subunit 9: MADNDEDSAMPRDAKIVKSLLKSMGVEDYEPCVIHKFLELWYRYVVDILTDAQVYSEHASKSAIDCDDVKLAIQSKVNFTFSQPPPREVLLELAQNRNKIPLPKSIAGPGLPLPPDQDTLISPNYQLALPNNKRPAEPMEETEDEEPANPNPSQEEKTDIMMQQNPHQRVSFPLPKRQRIDSPSTT, translated from the exons ATGGCTGATAACGATGAGGATTCAGCAATGCCAAGGGATGCAAAGATTGTGAAGTCTTTGTTAAAATCAATGGGCGTTGAAGACTATGAACCTTGTGTTATACACAAATTTCTTGAGCTCTGGTATCGCTATGTCGTCGACATCTTAACCGATGCACAAGTCTACTCAGAGCATGCCTCCAAGTCTGCAATTGACTGTGATGATGTTAAGCTTGCTATTCAATCCAAGGTTAACTTCACCTTCTCCCAACCACCACCCCGAGAG GTGCTTCTGGAGTTGGCGCAAAACCGCAACAAGATACCATTGCCAAAGTCTATAGCAGGGCCTGGTCTTCCACTTCCACCTGATCAGGACACATTAATCAGTCCCAACTACCAGCTTGCGCTTCCGAACAACAAAAGGCCTGCAGAGCCCATGGAAGAAACAGAGGATGAAGAACCTGCTAATCCCAACCCTTCCCAGGAAGAGAAGACAGATATTATGATGCAACAGAATCCTCATCAGAGAGTGTCTTTTCCCCTCCCCAAACGCCAAAGGATTGATTCCCCATCCACCACTTAA
- the LOC112764727 gene encoding cysteine synthase 2: MARVGGTSAVGFGGAILVCVAFAYFISDRRWKKKKPIMKKTRGGVVDAIGNTPLIRINSLSDATNCQILAKCEFLNPGGSVKDRVALQIIQEALESGQLSPGGIITEGSAGSTAISIATVAPAFGCQCHVVIPDDAAIEKSQIIEALGATVERVRPVSITHKDHFVNIARRRASEANEFASKLRNSQLNGKDTYQINGHKSNGYDHSSLFPTDCKGGFFADQFENLANFRAHYEGTGPEIWEQTNGNLDAFVAAAGTGGTVAGISSFLQEKNPGIKCFLIDPPGSGLYNKVTRGVMYTKEEAEGRRLKNPFDTITEGIGINRITRNFAKAKLDGAFRGTDLEAVEMARFLLKNDGLFLGSSSAMNCVGAVRVAQALGPGHTIVTILCDSGMRHLSKFHNDKYLSQLGLMPKATGLEFLGIK, encoded by the exons ATGGCGCGTGTTGGAGGCACAAGCGCCGTTGGCTTCGGTGGCGCCATTTTGGTGTGCGTAGCTTTTGCCTACTTCATCTCCGACCGTcgttggaagaagaagaaaccgATAATGAAGAAAACCAGAGGAGGAGTGGTTGATGCCATTGGCAACACTCCTTTGATTCGAATCAACAGCCTCTCCGATGCTACTAACTGCCAA ATTCTTGCCAAGTGCGAGTTCCTTAACCCTGGTGGCAGCGTCAAAGATCGTGTTGCTCTTCAAATTATCCAAGAG GCCTTGGAATCTGGCCAGCTAAGTCCAGGTGGAATAATCACTGAAGGGAGTGCTGGTAGCACTGCCATTAGCATCGCCACGGTTGCTCCTGCATTTGGATGCCAATGCCACGTTGTTATACCCGATGATGCTGCCATTGAGAAG TCTCAAATAATTGAAGCCCTTGGGGCAACTGTTGAAAGAGTAAGACCAGTGTCAATTACTCACAAAGATCATTTTGTCAATATTGCAAGGAGAAGGGCATCTGAAGCAAATGAGTTCGCATCAAAGCTCAGAAATTCACAATTGAATGGCAAGGACACATACCAGATAAACGGTCACAAATCCAATGGTTATGATCACAGTTCACTCTTTCCTACTGATTGTAAAGGTGGATTTTTTGCGGATCAGTTTGAGAATTTGGCGAACTTCAGAGCCCATTATGAGGGTACAGGGCCTGAGATTTGGGAACAAACCAATGGAAATTTGGATGCATTTGTTGCAGCAGCAGGCACTGGTGGCACTGTGGCTGGTATTAGCAGTTTTCTTCAG GAAAAGAATCCAGGGATCAAGTGCTTCCTTATAGATCCTCCTGGTTCCGGTTTGTATAATAAGGTAACGAGGGGAGTTATGTATACAAAAGAGGAGGCAGAAGGACGAAGACTTAAGAATCCATTTGACACCATAACAGAAGGAATCGGAATTAACAGGATAACAAGGAATTTTGCAAAGGCAAAGCTTGATGGCGCTTTTCGAGGCACAGATCTTGAGGCTGTTGAAATGGCTAG GTTCCTCTTGAAGAATGATGGGCTCTTCTTAGGAAGCTCTTCAGCAATGAATTGTGTAGGAGCAGTTAGAGTAGCGCAGGCATTGGGCCCTGGTCACACAATTGTGACAATCCTCTGTGACAGTGGAATGCGACACCTGAGCAAGTTCCACAACGACAAATACTTGTCTCAGCTCGGATTGATGCCAAAAGCAACTGGATTGGAGTTCTTGGGCATCAAATGA